One Haemorhous mexicanus isolate bHaeMex1 chromosome 9, bHaeMex1.pri, whole genome shotgun sequence DNA segment encodes these proteins:
- the TOE1 gene encoding target of EGR1 protein 1, with protein MAGPARVPVVDVQSDNLAELWPSMVLALRSATFVAVDTELSGLGARKLLLSPCIEERYKAVCSAARTRSVLSLGVACFKQLPEKSENTYLCQIYNLTLLCTEDYVVEPQSVQFLVQHGFDFNKQYSQGIPYHKGNDKGNESQSLSVRTLFLELIRAKKPLILHNGLIDLAFLYQCFYAHLPESLGTFTADLSEMFPAGIYDTKYASEFETRFVASYLEYAYKKCKRENCKLRDSSGQHLTVEFCNYPADMSRYIDYRSCSLEEDSHSAAGRNKVPVCEKFSAYGWCPKGVKCPESHNIDLIIDEDDKLWEKRKKRKHRWKHRKNMKVLATVFQQENSGDNMEQAQNGEEGPPQKQSCYEPAAATELTEIAPNGEGRRLEEISMDMETEVSSDTSIQWEENLGSTERTDQGAAAQSPSARGNASDSDQVEKKSKVGLGSASHPATRETEAAGAAGKEKETHGPPSQGGTHRAGFDAFMTGYIMAYVWMLKQGKNTDTGPWLPDCHNKLYLSGKSVPLQIVKSLFSKSSKAHSEKIKLAWDSA; from the exons ATGGCGGGCCCGGCGCGGGTGCCGGTGGTGGACGTGCAGAGCGACAACCTCGCGGAGCTGTGGCCGTCCATGGTGCTGGCGCTGCGCTCCGCCACCTTCGTGGCCGTGGACACG GAGCTGAGCGGCCTCGGCGCCAGAAAGTTGCTGCTGAGCCC GTGCATCGAGGAGCGCTACAAGGCCGTCTGCAGCGCCGCCAGGACAcgctctgtcctgtccctcgGCGTCGCCTGTTTCAAGCAGCTCCCGGAGAAG TCCGAGAACACGTACCTGTGCCAGATCTACAACCTCACGCTGCTCTGCACCGAGGATTATGTGGTCGAGCCCCAGTCAGTGCAGTTCCTGGTGCAGCACGGCTTCGATTTCAACAAGCAGTATTCCCAGGGGATCCCTTACCACAAGGGCAACGACAAG GGCAACGAGAGCCAGAGCCTAAGTGTTCGGACGCTTTTCCTGGAGCTCATCCGGGCGAAGAAGCCGCTCATCCTCCATAACGGCCTGATCGACCTGGCCTTCCTGTACCAGTGCTTCTACGCTCACCTCCCGGAGAGCCTCGGCACCTTCACCGCCGACCTGTCCGAGATGTTCCCGGCAGGAATATACGACACCAAGTATGCCTCGGAGTTTGAGACTCGCTTTGTAGCCTCCTACTTGGAGTACGCCTACAAGAAGTG CAAGCGAGAGAACTGCAAGCTGCGGGACTCGAGCGGGCAGCACCTCACGGTGGAGTTCTGCAATTACCCCGCCGACATGTCCCGCTACATCGACTACCGCTCCTGCTCTCTGGAGGAGGACAGccacagtgctgcagggaggaacAAGGTGCCTGTCTGTGAGAAATTTTCG GCCTATGGGTGGTGTCCAAAAGGGGTGAAGTGTCCAGAGTCTCATAACATCGACCTTATCATTGACGAGGACGACAAGCTTTGGGAGAAGCGAAAGAAACGGAAGCACAGATGGAAGCATCGGAAGAACATGAAAGTGCTCGCAACAgtgttccagcaggaaaactcaGGGGACAACATGGAGCAAGCTCAGAACGGGGAGGAGGGACCGCCACAGAAACAGAGCTGCTAtgagcctgcagctgccacagagCTGACAGAGATCGCACCCAACGGGGAGGGCAGGCGACTGGAGGAGATCTCCATGGACATGGAAACAGAGGTCAGTTCAGACACCAGCATACAATGGGAAGAGAATCTGGGGAGCACTGAAAGAACTgaccagggagcagctgcccagagcccttctgccagAGGAAATGCCTCTGACAGTGACCAAGTAGAGAAGAAGTCAAAGGTTGGGTTGGGCTCAGCCAGTCACCCAGCCACCCGTGAGACTgaagcagcaggtgctgcaggaaaggaaaaggaaacccATGGCCCTCCTTCACAGGGGGGCACACACCGAGCTGGCTTTGATGCATTCATGACTGGCTACATCATGGCTTACGTCTGGATGCTCAAGCAAGGgaaaaacacagacacaggGCCCTGGTTGCCAGACTGCCACAATAAACTGTACCTCAGTGGGAAATCAGTGCCACTGCAAATAGTGAAGAGCTTGTTTTCTAAATCTTCCAAAGCTCACAGCGAGAAGATAAAGTTGGCCTGGGACAGTGCATAG